TTTTCATACCTGTCAATTTACCAGTCTTCTCACAATGAGATAGAAATCTAGATTATGATTCCATAGCTAGAATGAATAGGTAAGGCGACAATGGATCGCCCTGACGAATACCACATATAGGATTGAAAGCAGATGTAGGAGAACCATTAATAAGATTAATCTCAATATGAGTTGTAGAGATGCATTGTGAGATAAGTTGACGAAATTCCTCTGAAAAACCAAAGTGCTTCAGTATATCCAACAAGAAACTCCATTCTAGACGGTCGAACGCCTTAGACATGTCCATCTTGAGTGCTAGATGGCCACTTACaccttcttttttctttattgcTTGAACGATTTCCTGCACCAGGCATATATTCTCGGAGATTAGTCTCCCTGGTACATATGCAGATTGCATAGGAGAGATGATCTTCGCTATATGCTTCTTCATCCTTAAGGAAATAAGCttcaaaataattttataaacCGTATTTCACAAGGAAATCGGACAGAAATCTTCCGACTTGTTGCGTATCTGAACTTTTGGTATCAGAGATACTCTTGTGTTATTTAATTGTTGGAGAAGAAACCCTGAATGAAAGAACGATCTAACCATGTTGCATACATCTTCCTTTACCACTGACAATTGAGACATATAAAAGCCAGGAGGCAAACCGTCGGGGACTGGAGAGGTCCATGGCTCCATTTTCATGAGTGCTTGGTATATTTCATGCTCAGTAGGGATGGCTTCCAGAGCTTCATTATCTTCCAAAGAAATATGCCTTAGAAAGTGCTGACTGCTAGGAGGATCTGATGTAATCATGATATCTTGGAAGTGTTTTTTGAGAAGACCAGAAAGTGAGTCTCTGTCACTACACCATGAGCCGTCAGGTGCCATCAGTGAATCGATTCTATTTCGAGATCTCCTGCGATTCATCCTGATATGAAAATATCTTGAATTCATATCCATATCATTAAAGAAGTGATCTTTATATTTTTGCCTATTTGAACTAGCTTGAATCTCATTGAGCTTTCTGAGTTCACCTTCTAAGTTAACCACGGCTTCTGTGTTATATCCATTTACATCTGCAGCTTGTAAAGTATTTAGTTCTGTCTGAAGTTGTGCTATACATTGATTGATATTACCAAAAGAGTCTTTACTCCAAAGAGATAATATGTGCCTAGTATTAGATAACTTGTTTGATATAACAAAAGCATTAGAACCAGAACGGGTAGAGGACCAAGCAGATTTAATATGATCGATACAACTATTATGTTTAACCCAATGCTCAAAAAATTTCCAACTTCTACCAGAAACTTTATTGTTTTTAGTGAGATCTAACAAAACAAGAGTGTGATCGGAACCATTTTGATGTAGATGATTAACAATAGAATCTGGGTATGTTAAATACCACTCACTGTTACTTAGGGATCTATCTAACCTAGACTTAACCTGACCAGTACCGTGTTTGTTGCTAGTCTAAGTATAAGGGTTTCCAcaaaaacccaagtcagataaaTCAGAGTCTTTGATAAGTTCTAGAATATCACTAGGTGTAGTATTACTAGCTTTAGAAGTTCTGTCTCTAGGAGAGAAAGTAACATTTAAGTCACCAATAAGAACCCAAGGTTTAACAATAGTGCtattaaggtttttaatgagagaCCATTGAGCTACCTTTTCATGAGTGTAAGGTGTTCCATACATACAAGTAAGGTACCATTCCTTTTTGCAAGGATCATTAGTAACCCGAGAATAAATTATCTTTTCATCCTGATAGACAACATTTAAAGAGAAACCATATTTCCATAGATATAGTAGACCGCCAGTTATACCAACTGATGGTACAAAGATTTTATTTGGCATTCCTAGGAAATTAGATAATCTCATGATCCTATTTTCATTAATTTTAGTTTCACAAATGAAAATTATATCAGGGTTATGCAGATTGTTGAGGTATAGAAGGTGGTCTCTAGTATCTCTTCCTAAAAAGCCTTGACTGTTCCAGCTTAAGATTTTCATATTGAAAAAAAGTCTAGAATTATAACTAGGTATGCAATTAATGTGGTGTAAACCCGTAGAAGAAGCTTGCTGAGTAATAAAAACGATTAAGAAGaaaatattaagaaaaaaaaatgtcgtTGGATTTGGAGTCAATGTAGCCTCATCCATAGCATGGGGATTCTCCCTTGTGTTGTTCTCTCTCTCATCAATCAGATCGTGCTCCATGTCGTCAAACTCAATAGCAGAATTATTCCTACCAGTATTTTGTACGTTCAAGATTTCATTATTCTCATAAATAGagtcaggttcttcttcttcattgcttCTTGATCTTTTGGGCCTTCTGTTATCCTCTGGATCCTCACCTTGTTCTTCCATTTGCACTTTACTAGCTTCACAAATTTTTTGGACTAACAAATCTAAATCTTCACAGATTTCCACCCCATAAGTTGCAGCCAAATCATGAAGATATGCGATGTATTGATCATTTGTATATCTTCCTATTTTCAGATCATGAGATACATTATCACATTCATCCTTGttatggtatatgacccaacagCGCGGACAAATGTTATGTGGATGACGCTCCCAATGATATCTGACCCATGTAACACTACATGCTCTTGTGTTCCACCAGCCCCCCTGAATAGAGGCTTGCTTAAGTATATTTTTACTCTTGATAAAATCATGCTACCATAAGTAGGTCTGCAGTTATCAGGTTTAGTCCATATTTTTGGACCTAATTCGACTAGCGCTTCATTGATAACTTACACCGAGTGATGTTCAAGcagtaattctttgaattgaattGTCCATTCGTGATGTGAAAATTTACAGTCTTTTAAAGGAATAGTATCATCATAAATTTGTAGATTAAGATGAGACTTacaaacattccatgggcttCTCTTCAGTACCGCCTTCATCAGTTCCTCAGTGGGGAATTTGAAGAGATAGATATTTCTGTATAGAGCTCGGATCTCTCTGAATTTGTAAGGTTTCCAAAGACTTTTAAGTTCTTGCCTCACCGTGTCTGTTTTCATTTGGTCCTCATTGAACAATTTTCCGAGCAAAGTGTGACCTCTTTCTTCTTTAGCTACAGATAAAGCTTTCACTGAACCAGCTGCACGCCTTATTTTCATAGCAGAGATGTCTCTGATGTTAGCTTTTTGAAGCTGGTTGGCGATAGAAGAGACATGGTTTTTTGAAGTAATAGCCATTGTTATTCCTTGAGTATTGTGCAAAAACTTTTCCAGAAAGATGTGAAGACTGAATACCCCCCTTCCTTGGTTATAAAAAGTGATAGTAGCAGCTGGATAACCATAAATGGTTAAGAAAAGATATGGAGAATCTCCTATTTTTGGGTAGTTTATAACTGCAATGAATTTTTTTGAATATTTGGCATTAAAAGAGAATAGGGTTGACTCTGATTGCTGGAGATGCGCTTTGGTAAGTTGATAAGGTTCAAAAACCACACTGATTGGGTATAAGTTTCTTGCGCATTAATCGTACAATAGCTGTAATGCCGCCAATCAAGgggtttcaaaatttgaaaaattattGGCTCGCGAAAATTGAGAGAAACTTGACTCGAATCAGAAGATATGAGTTGCCAACTTGATGCCTGTAAAACTGAGTTGAAACATATGAATCATAAAAATGATTTCCTGCAACATACTGGTACATATTATAGGAATCCATCATGAGAATGACGGGCTGCAAAACTGCTGAAGAAGACAATGTGCATACTGCTTTTGAATGGGACAATAATGTCTgtgagaagagaagaacaatacaGGTCCATTAATGGATGCTCCCCATGTTGAAAAGGATGAGGTCCTCTCAAAGAAAATTAAGTATTCATTATCTAGTTTGAAGCGAATCAGATAAATAAAGAAAGTGTTTTGATCATAATATTCAAAACACGCAAAGAAAAactagggaaaaataataaacatGAAAAAAACTGAGATGTTAAAAACAAATGACTAAAAGAGGTAGAAAAATAAGTAGAGTAATCAGATAAATTGAGGTAAAGAATTCATAGtgcagattttttttctttacacttgatttaacaaaaacatcaaagatTTCTCTTATATCTCCCAGTTTTCTAGAAATCctagaaatgaaaacaaaaaactaataaaatttcCCCTTTTCATTTTGCTAGCTCGGTTATTAGAGTTTAAAGAAACAGACCCCATAGAAAAAAGCTAGCCAACTTTTTTGTTTCGGGATGACAattggtttttcttttttatcttttttttttgttcttttttttaatagaaactggatgaaactgatttcactCATGTTTCAATCGAAAActcagttgaagatggattttgGTGGATGTGTTCAGTTCGCAAGAGTAGGAGTTCGAgtacgcagaagaagagaagaattggCGGTAAGACTTAgaactgatgatgcttttacGAGGAATTAGAAGAAGGCAGTGAGAAACAGATAATGTTGTTGCTATGTTGGTAACTGGAAGCTGAATGAAGTGCAACTGCATTTGCAAGTAAGAGAAAGAAGGTTAGATGATTGTGAAGGTTGTTACACTAGAGTTTTGAAGGAGTTGAAGTTCGTGAAATGGAACTATTGGTTAGCTGAGAATGGTCAGTGGTTGATGGTGCTGAGTATGGAGATTGTTCTTGCTGAGCGCCAACAACCATGAATGAGTTGAAAATACCGTGATCAAATTTGGACTCCAATCAGTATTCAAATCCGAGATGGAGAACTGGTAATTGAGTGTACTGATGCTGCTAATCGACTCAGGTAAACAAGAAAGTAAATGTGGTTGTTTGCAATAGcttgttgttttgaagttgtACTGGTTGGTCTGAGATGATGGCTCAAGTGGTTATACAAGAGTTGCAGTTGAGCTAAACGATGCAGGGATGTTCTAGTGGTGCTGAGTTTGATTGGTGAAGCTGAACTAGAGTACAATTTGGATGGGAACTACAAGTGAAAGGCATAGATGGTGTTTAATGTTAGT
The nucleotide sequence above comes from Papaver somniferum cultivar HN1 chromosome 8, ASM357369v1, whole genome shotgun sequence. Encoded proteins:
- the LOC113305951 gene encoding uncharacterized protein LOC113305951, giving the protein MEEQGEDPEDNRRPKRSRSNEEEEPDSIYENNEILNVQNTGRNNSAIEFDDMEHDLIDERENNTRENPHAMDEATLTPNPTTFFFLNIFFLIVFITQQASSTGLHHINCIPSYNSRLFFNMKILSWNSQGFLGRDTRDHLLYLNNLHNPDIIFICETKINENRIMRLSNFLGMPNKIFVPSVGITGGLLYLWKYGFSLNVVYQDEKIIYSRVTNDPCKKEWYLTCMYGTPYTHEKVAQWSLIKNLNSTIVKPWVLIGDLNVTFSPRDRTSKASNTTPSDILELIKDSDLSDLDSIVNHLHQNGSDHTLVLLDLTKNNKVSGRSWKFFEHWVKHNSCIDHIKSAWSSTRSGSNAFVISNKLSNTRHILSLWSKDSFGNINQCIAQLQTELNTLQAADVNGYNTEAVVNLEGELRKLNEIQASSNRQKYKDHFFNDMDMNSRYFHIRMNRRRSRNRIDSLMAPDGSWCSDRDSLSGLLKKHFQDIMITSDPPSSQHFLRHISLEDNEALEAIPTEHEIYQALMKMEPWTSPVPDGLPPGFYMSQLSVVKEDVCNMLISLRMKKHIAKIISPMQSAYVPGRLISENICLVQEIVQAIKKKEGVSGHLALKMDMSKAFDRLEWSFLLDILKHFGFSEEFRQLISQCISTTHIEINLINGSPTSAFNPICGMKISRSAPKINHLFFADDCILFCKANDTQVHNLLQAIHQFSQCSGQLINFNKSTVFFISNFDPENCQNISGSLQVRSLNISDEKYLGLPFFLGRKKHIPFSILCDKMDHRFSNWNGSNMSEATRLVMIKNMSNTIPIHHMTSFKLPDVIIKQMSSKQQKLWRNKKSCKGNHIITWRRTQRPKEEQEHETPAHFLMECNLSRAVWFSITGWISTGTVSFSDWVKSWFGDLHEKKIATDEICRRPIIAWCLWTRRCDKAFQNINPFLERIILKSRSFISDHLTQKTVTLNSSSRVSLTDAHCSSPPLNTATINCDGSFINSTKAGGIG